From one Methanobrevibacter woesei genomic stretch:
- a CDS encoding 7-carboxy-7-deazaguanine synthase QueE, protein MKAPIIEIFSSFQGEGLFIGQRQIFVRFAGCNLNCSYCDTGDSKSEKSGKLMTVDEVVDSINEIITPDCHVVSFTGGEPSLYPDFINEVSKQIDLDILLETNGTLPNNISMIEKLDIVSLDIKLPEHFDGDYDESILINEIKSLNLLMANDITVYCKLVALPSTKINTFREVIEKLSKNISNKNRLQIIIQPSSPLKDWVNSNSHLFEFSEIVGQYFEVSTIPQMHKILNIE, encoded by the coding sequence ATGAAAGCTCCAATTATTGAAATTTTTTCTAGTTTCCAGGGTGAAGGTCTTTTTATTGGCCAAAGGCAAATTTTTGTAAGATTTGCGGGATGCAATCTTAATTGCTCTTATTGTGATACTGGAGACAGTAAATCTGAAAAATCTGGAAAATTGATGACTGTTGACGAAGTTGTAGATTCTATTAATGAGATTATCACTCCAGATTGTCATGTTGTTTCTTTTACAGGTGGGGAACCTTCTTTATATCCTGATTTTATTAATGAAGTCTCTAAACAGATTGATTTAGATATTTTGCTCGAAACTAATGGGACTTTACCAAATAACATCTCTATGATTGAAAAGTTGGACATTGTTTCCCTAGATATTAAACTTCCTGAACATTTTGATGGTGATTATGATGAAAGTATTTTAATCAACGAAATCAAATCACTAAATTTATTAATGGCTAATGATATAACTGTTTATTGTAAACTTGTTGCATTGCCTTCAACAAAAATAAATACATTTAGAGAGGTAATTGAAAAACTATCTAAAAATATCTCAAATAAAAACAGGCTTCAAATAATTATTCAGCCTTCCAGTCCTTTAAAAGATTGGGTAAATTCTAATTCTCATTTATTTGAGTTTTCTGAAATTGTTGGGCAATATTTTGAAGTTTCCACCATTCCTCAAATGCATAAAATTCTAAATATTGAATAA
- a CDS encoding CBS domain-containing protein has translation MKDKSAINYKKSRNRGSVEQETKVPDRDGSIMAIATKDVISIPPSKSIKETAEVMMKHEFRRLPVTDPGSGKLLGFVTVMDILDFLGGGNKFNIIVNKYEDNFLAAINEPIRQIMSRDLIVLSNKDSIEKTIDVMLENQIGAVPIVDSDEQLVGIVTERDIALSLAGVLTEERVQDYMSTKVFTTTPGTPVESASKIMVRNRLRRIPIIGGEADISKAAKKLLGIITSTDIIRFLNAKDLFENLNSNLASDVLNTKLSDIMVEKLITVPPTERLGDLCQIFLDNNIGGVPVVKNDEVVGIITERDILRAIKRF, from the coding sequence ATGAAAGATAAATCAGCTATTAACTATAAAAAATCTAGAAACAGAGGTTCAGTCGAACAAGAGACTAAAGTTCCTGATAGGGATGGAAGTATCATGGCAATAGCTACTAAAGATGTAATATCTATACCTCCATCAAAAAGTATTAAGGAAACCGCTGAAGTAATGATGAAACATGAGTTCAGGAGGTTACCTGTTACTGATCCAGGTTCTGGTAAATTATTAGGTTTCGTAACCGTAATGGATATTTTAGATTTCCTTGGTGGGGGAAATAAGTTTAATATCATTGTAAATAAGTACGAAGATAATTTTTTAGCAGCTATTAATGAACCTATTAGACAAATCATGTCAAGAGATCTTATTGTTTTATCCAATAAAGATTCTATAGAAAAAACAATTGATGTGATGTTGGAAAATCAAATTGGTGCAGTACCAATTGTGGATTCTGATGAACAGTTAGTTGGAATCGTTACTGAAAGAGATATTGCATTATCTTTAGCAGGTGTTTTAACTGAGGAAAGAGTACAAGATTATATGAGTACTAAAGTTTTCACAACTACTCCAGGTACTCCTGTAGAAAGTGCATCTAAGATAATGGTTAGAAACAGATTAAGAAGAATCCCTATCATTGGTGGAGAAGCAGACATTTCCAAAGCTGCTAAAAAGTTGTTAGGAATTATTACCTCCACTGATATTATCAGATTCTTAAATGCTAAAGATTTATTTGAAAATTTAAATTCAAACTTAGCATCTGATGTATTAAACACCAAACTTTCTGATATTATGGTTGAAAAGTTAATTACTGTTCCACCTACTGAAAGATTAGGTGATTTATGTCAAATTTTCCTTGACAACAATATTGGTGGTGTACCAGTAGTCAAAAATGATGAAGTTGTTGGTATCATCACTGAAAGAGATATTTTAAGGGCAATTAAAAGGTTCTAA
- a CDS encoding CBS domain-containing protein, with product MKVKNLMTEELITIDKDQNLSDGLKLFRKHNISRLPVTNVNQENQKQLVGIVSERDIAAKLGSSKYENMPPSRFHISSVMVKDVISVPESMELVDVAKLMLDNGIGSVPVESDDVMVGIVSKADFLTLAVGKAFEKIAVEDVMSSDITSALPSDRIVHARRLMIDAKVGRVPVIDNDELVGMVTSKDLMRTFIDFRKNVPDKYQKSQIKEVLVEDVMSDNPRYVNKDMSIAEVANIMIETGFNGLPVVDNGVVVGIITQTDILRLISELES from the coding sequence ATGAAAGTAAAAAATTTAATGACTGAAGAATTAATTACCATTGATAAAGATCAAAATCTTTCTGATGGTTTAAAATTGTTCCGTAAACACAATATTTCCCGTTTACCTGTTACAAATGTTAATCAGGAAAATCAAAAACAATTAGTGGGTATTGTTTCAGAAAGGGATATTGCTGCAAAATTAGGTTCTTCAAAATATGAAAATATGCCTCCATCAAGGTTCCATATTTCATCAGTAATGGTTAAAGATGTTATTTCAGTGCCTGAATCAATGGAATTAGTTGATGTAGCTAAATTGATGTTAGACAATGGAATTGGTTCAGTGCCTGTCGAATCTGATGATGTTATGGTTGGAATTGTATCTAAAGCAGACTTCTTAACTCTTGCTGTAGGTAAAGCATTTGAAAAAATCGCTGTTGAAGATGTAATGTCTAGTGATATTACTTCTGCATTGCCTTCTGATAGGATTGTTCATGCAAGAAGGTTGATGATTGATGCAAAAGTTGGAAGAGTGCCTGTTATAGATAATGATGAATTAGTGGGTATGGTCACTTCTAAAGATTTAATGAGAACCTTTATTGACTTTAGAAAAAATGTGCCTGATAAATATCAAAAATCCCAAATTAAAGAAGTTCTTGTTGAAGATGTAATGTCTGATAATCCAAGATATGTTAATAAAGATATGTCAATAGCTGAAGTTGCTAATATAATGATAGAAACAGGATTTAATGGACTTCCAGTTGTTGATAATGGGGTTGTTGTTGGTATTATAACACAAACTGATATTTTGAGATTAATCTCAGAATTAGAATCTTAA
- the pheA gene encoding prephenate dehydratase: MISSISFLGPKGTFTHEAANLLTDDLIEYCTIPAVMESVDSGECQFGVVPIENSIEGPVGATLDSLAHNFDLKIYKEIIIPINHNLLVNPGVKLEEITDVFSHSQALGQCRKFINDYGLQPHYAISTARAAKNIIGENNFAAIGNAKAAELYDLEIADTGIQDVDNNETRFVVVSKKDHEVTGNDKTSIIFSIFEDHPGELYKILGIFNKDNVNLTKIESRPSKRGLGKYLFFVDFYGHRNDNTIKKILKELELNTSFLKVLGSYPEFK, from the coding sequence ATTATTAGTTCTATTTCATTTTTAGGTCCTAAAGGAACATTTACACATGAAGCTGCTAACTTATTAACTGATGATTTAATTGAGTATTGTACTATTCCAGCGGTAATGGAAAGTGTTGATTCTGGTGAATGTCAATTTGGTGTTGTTCCTATTGAAAATTCAATTGAAGGGCCTGTAGGTGCGACTTTAGATTCATTAGCTCATAATTTTGATTTAAAAATTTATAAAGAAATTATTATTCCAATTAATCATAATTTATTAGTTAATCCCGGAGTGAAGTTAGAAGAGATAACTGATGTTTTTTCTCATTCACAGGCATTAGGACAGTGTAGGAAATTTATTAATGATTATGGATTACAACCTCATTATGCGATTAGTACTGCCAGAGCAGCAAAAAATATAATTGGTGAAAATAACTTTGCAGCTATTGGAAATGCTAAAGCTGCTGAATTATATGATTTAGAGATTGCAGATACTGGTATTCAAGATGTTGATAATAATGAAACTAGGTTTGTTGTTGTATCTAAAAAAGATCATGAAGTCACTGGAAATGATAAGACTTCCATTATATTTTCAATTTTTGAGGACCATCCTGGTGAACTATACAAAATCTTAGGGATATTTAATAAAGATAATGTTAACCTGACTAAAATTGAATCTAGACCATCTAAAAGAGGTTTGGGGAAATATCTTTTTTTTGTTGATTTTTATGGCCATAGAAATGATAATACAATTAAAAAGATACTAAAAGAGCTTGAATTAAACACTTCTTTTTTAAAAGTTTTAGGTTCTTATCCTGAATTTAAGTAA
- a CDS encoding endoglucanase, giving the protein MHNDKQKLLMIMRNLESDYRNGKISVEKYRYFRSKYEDKLNALDAKEATSRIRSMQGKSQPKNVDLRKRPTRDPKREEQDLVQKYIINPKKGDKNLSKKQKKPMDSSSFKLFAVLVLVIGFAVGIGFGVFTFDFGNMSVAAAEATVEDTAFPVDEINVTNTTDSNSSSESSDNDVDTSYYSSSESTDYSQDYNSGGSAGDGSGGSSGEGSAGDGSGGSSGSGSEGSSGGSAGDGSG; this is encoded by the coding sequence ATGCATAATGATAAGCAGAAATTATTGATGATTATGCGCAATTTAGAATCTGATTACCGTAATGGTAAGATATCTGTTGAAAAATATAGATATTTCCGTTCTAAATATGAAGATAAGCTTAATGCATTGGATGCTAAGGAAGCTACAAGTAGAATTAGGTCAATGCAAGGTAAAAGCCAACCTAAAAATGTTGATTTGAGAAAAAGACCTACTAGAGACCCTAAACGAGAAGAACAGGATCTTGTTCAGAAGTATATTATTAATCCTAAGAAAGGAGATAAAAATTTATCTAAAAAACAGAAAAAACCAATGGATTCAAGTTCATTTAAATTATTTGCAGTTCTTGTGCTTGTAATCGGGTTTGCTGTAGGTATTGGTTTTGGTGTATTCACTTTTGATTTTGGAAATATGTCTGTAGCTGCTGCTGAAGCAACTGTTGAAGATACAGCATTTCCAGTAGATGAAATTAATGTAACTAATACCACAGATTCTAATTCAAGTTCAGAATCATCGGATAATGATGTAGATACTAGCTATTATTCTTCAAGTGAGTCTACTGATTATTCTCAAGATTATAATTCTGGAGGTTCTGCTGGTGATGGTTCTGGTGGATCTTCAGGTGAAGGTTCTGCTGGTGATGGTTCTGGTGGATCTTCAGGTAGTGGTTCTGAAGGTAGTTCTGGAGGTTCTGCTGGTGATGGTTCTGGTTAA
- a CDS encoding PsbP-related protein produces MKKYIIGILVVLLVIFCSGCIDLGGNNEENDNITEVQSISKGGVSIQYPGDWVVSQSSSNYSVLALSQSDSIDMSKVGQVTVNIEKRPIEGDFNNFVNSTYDAIEEQEEFTLISSGAVIVNDLEGLQYIYQSNDGNVTKEHSALWFNHNGEAYVILCSAPVSQYAQNQGAFDFIVENFKFIA; encoded by the coding sequence ATGAAAAAATATATTATTGGAATATTGGTTGTATTACTTGTTATTTTCTGTTCAGGTTGTATTGATTTAGGTGGAAATAATGAGGAGAATGATAATATAACTGAGGTTCAATCAATTTCTAAAGGCGGGGTTAGCATTCAATATCCTGGTGATTGGGTTGTTTCACAATCTTCATCTAATTATTCAGTATTGGCTCTTTCTCAATCCGATTCAATTGACATGTCAAAAGTAGGTCAAGTTACTGTAAACATTGAAAAAAGGCCTATTGAAGGTGACTTTAATAATTTTGTAAATAGTACTTATGATGCAATTGAGGAACAAGAAGAGTTTACTTTAATTTCATCTGGTGCTGTTATTGTTAATGATTTAGAAGGACTTCAATATATTTATCAATCAAATGATGGGAATGTTACTAAGGAACATAGTGCACTATGGTTTAATCATAATGGGGAAGCATATGTAATTTTATGCAGTGCTCCTGTAAGTCAATATGCTCAGAATCAAGGAGCTTTTGATTTTATTGTAGAAAATTTTAAGTTTATAGCTTGA
- a CDS encoding flavoprotein has translation MNIVLCVTGSVAAGEAVKLAREFRRNDVEVKCFMSESACDLISPNTMEFATGQEVVTKLTGKIEHVKYAQSDLVVVAPATANTISKFAYKIADNPISTLLITAYGHNTPILFVPSMHDSMFTAIEENINKIKDEGSADFIDPKMDEGKAKFPDIEDIVLESLRVMNLNMIE, from the coding sequence ATGAATATTGTATTGTGTGTAACTGGTAGTGTTGCAGCTGGAGAAGCTGTTAAATTAGCTAGGGAATTTAGAAGAAATGATGTTGAAGTTAAATGTTTCATGAGTGAATCTGCATGTGATTTAATTTCACCAAACACAATGGAATTTGCAACTGGGCAGGAGGTTGTAACTAAATTAACTGGTAAAATTGAGCATGTAAAATATGCACAATCTGATTTAGTTGTTGTTGCACCAGCTACTGCAAACACTATAAGTAAATTTGCTTATAAAATAGCTGATAATCCTATTTCAACTCTTTTAATTACTGCTTATGGTCATAATACTCCTATTTTATTTGTTCCATCAATGCATGATTCAATGTTTACAGCTATTGAAGAGAATATCAATAAAATTAAAGATGAAGGTTCTGCTGATTTTATTGATCCTAAAATGGATGAAGGCAAAGCTAAATTTCCAGATATTGAAGATATAGTATTGGAATCTTTAAGGGTAATGAATTTAAACATGATTGAGTGA
- a CDS encoding phosphopantothenoylcysteine decarboxylase domain-containing protein, whose product MSDIIKDLNLIRKIANKKILISLGGTFEPIDPVRGITNQSSGKMGLELAKQAYIRGADLTLLVANVSVKIPSIFNVIHVNTTAEMSRVIEEIVSDFDIFISTAAVSDFAPISKDSSKMHASSSMSLTFKPTVKIIRQIKEINPDIFLVGFKAEFNITESQIINCAKRQIKDAGTDLVVANDVGHDNCNFGSDNNEVLLIDDDIIKIPLASKKEIAYRIFDEIARKI is encoded by the coding sequence TTGAGTGATATTATTAAAGATTTAAATTTAATTAGAAAAATAGCTAATAAAAAGATTTTAATTAGTCTTGGGGGAACTTTTGAACCTATTGATCCAGTTAGGGGGATTACTAATCAATCTTCTGGTAAAATGGGTTTGGAATTAGCTAAACAAGCTTATATTAGGGGGGCAGATTTAACATTACTTGTAGCTAATGTGTCTGTCAAAATCCCTTCTATTTTTAATGTTATTCATGTTAATACAACTGCTGAAATGAGTAGGGTTATTGAAGAAATTGTCTCTGATTTTGATATATTTATTTCAACTGCTGCAGTTTCTGATTTTGCTCCAATTAGTAAAGATAGCAGTAAGATGCATGCTTCATCATCCATGTCTTTAACTTTTAAACCAACTGTTAAAATTATTAGGCAAATTAAAGAGATTAATCCTGACATATTTTTAGTTGGATTTAAAGCAGAATTTAATATAACTGAATCTCAGATTATAAATTGTGCTAAAAGACAGATTAAGGATGCAGGTACTGATTTGGTTGTAGCTAATGATGTAGGGCATGATAACTGTAATTTTGGTTCAGATAATAATGAAGTTTTACTTATTGATGATGATATTATAAAAATTCCACTAGCTTCAAAAAAAGAAATTGCTTATCGTATATTTGATGAAATTGCTCGTAAAATTTAA